Proteins encoded in a region of the Methanomassiliicoccales archaeon genome:
- the ilvC gene encoding ketol-acid reductoisomerase, which produces MAKIYHDADADLDVLKGKKIAVIGFGSQGKAQSMCLRDSGLDVVVGLRKGGKSWEEAKKNGMKVDEVARAVKGADVVMILIPDEIQGAVFEKDIKPNLKEGAALDFAHGFGITFGTVKPPKNVDVIMMAPKAPGPREREVFLEGFGVPALIAVHQDYTGNAKKIALALAKGIGATKAGVLETNFREEATSDLFGEQAVLCGGVTALIKAGFDTLVEDGYQPEIAYFECLHELKLIVDLIQSGGLMKMWTSVSNTAEFGGLSKRDLIITEDTRKAMRRMLKDIQSGKFAEEWLADAQSGMKKLQAMEKEEAESKIEAVGKEIRALFERS; this is translated from the coding sequence ATGGCAAAAATATATCATGATGCCGACGCCGACCTGGACGTCCTGAAAGGAAAGAAAATAGCCGTTATCGGATTCGGCAGTCAAGGAAAAGCACAGAGCATGTGCCTAAGAGATTCTGGTCTAGATGTGGTGGTAGGACTCAGAAAGGGAGGCAAGTCCTGGGAAGAGGCGAAAAAGAACGGCATGAAAGTGGATGAGGTGGCCCGAGCAGTGAAGGGCGCAGATGTGGTCATGATACTGATACCAGACGAAATCCAAGGAGCTGTCTTCGAGAAGGATATCAAGCCTAACCTGAAGGAAGGAGCGGCTCTAGATTTCGCACATGGCTTCGGCATTACTTTTGGTACGGTGAAACCTCCTAAAAATGTCGACGTCATCATGATGGCACCCAAGGCTCCTGGACCTCGGGAGAGAGAGGTCTTCCTGGAAGGTTTTGGGGTTCCAGCGCTGATCGCAGTGCATCAGGATTATACCGGCAACGCCAAGAAGATCGCTTTGGCTCTTGCCAAAGGCATCGGCGCTACAAAAGCAGGTGTGCTGGAAACAAATTTCAGAGAAGAGGCCACTTCCGATTTGTTCGGAGAACAAGCCGTGCTCTGCGGCGGCGTCACTGCCCTGATAAAGGCGGGTTTCGATACACTGGTGGAGGATGGATATCAACCTGAGATAGCCTATTTCGAATGCCTCCACGAACTCAAGCTCATCGTCGATTTAATTCAATCGGGAGGGCTCATGAAGATGTGGACCTCAGTATCGAATACCGCAGAGTTCGGAGGCCTTTCAAAGCGAGATCTCATCATCACTGAGGACACGCGAAAGGCCATGAGAAGGATGCTTAAAGACATACAGTCCGGTAAGTTCGCCGAGGAATGGTTGGCCGATGCCCAAAGCGGGATGAAGAAGCTTCAGGCCATGGAGAAAGAGGAAGCAGAGAGCAAGATAGAAGCCGTGGGGAAGGAGATCCGCGCCCTTTTCGAGCGCAGCTGA
- a CDS encoding cyclophilin-like fold protein, translated as MMRIVMRTPEHDIYMELNDSETSRAIYEVLPIDEYINVWGEEIYFPVPVKHKLENGKKIMEVGEIAYWPEGEAFCIFFGPTPVSKGPLPEAYSPVTPLGRVVSDIAPLKELGDRTRIFLERA; from the coding sequence ATGATGCGCATAGTGATGAGAACGCCAGAGCATGACATATACATGGAATTGAACGATTCCGAGACCTCCAGGGCGATTTATGAGGTCCTCCCCATAGATGAATATATCAACGTTTGGGGGGAGGAGATATATTTCCCGGTGCCGGTGAAACATAAATTGGAGAATGGCAAGAAGATTATGGAAGTGGGAGAGATAGCGTATTGGCCAGAGGGGGAGGCTTTCTGCATTTTCTTCGGACCGACCCCAGTTAGCAAGGGACCTTTGCCCGAAGCCTATAGCCCAGTGACCCCTCTGGGGAGAGTGGTTTCGGACATCGCCCCTCTCAAGGAATTAGGAGATAGGACACGCATCTTTTTGGAAAGGGCTTGA
- the msrB gene encoding peptide-methionine (R)-S-oxide reductase MsrB, protein MKREKVIKSEEEWKRELTEEQYRVLRLKGTELPFRNEYFDNKRHGKYYCAGCGNQLFSSESKYNSGTGWPSFVQPIAPDAVEYHEDRTFRMVRTEVVCASCGGHLGHVFEDGPPPSGRRYCINSAALRFVEEE, encoded by the coding sequence ATGAAGAGGGAAAAGGTAATCAAGAGCGAGGAAGAGTGGAAGAGGGAATTGACTGAAGAACAGTATCGCGTTTTGCGTCTTAAAGGCACAGAGCTTCCCTTCCGTAATGAATACTTTGACAATAAAAGACATGGAAAATACTACTGTGCCGGCTGCGGCAATCAACTATTCTCCTCAGAGTCGAAATACAATTCAGGTACAGGCTGGCCCAGCTTTGTGCAACCTATTGCACCGGATGCTGTGGAATACCATGAGGACAGAACCTTCCGTATGGTGCGGACGGAAGTGGTCTGTGCTTCCTGTGGAGGGCATTTAGGGCATGTCTTCGAAGATGGTCCTCCGCCCAGTGGAAGGCGCTATTGCATCAATTCCGCCGCTCTGAGATTCGTGGAGGAGGAGTGA
- a CDS encoding TldD/PmbA family protein, which produces MGKEWKTTYPYHLGGLIAGPGSFSEVVETSIQELAMTALKMAKKEGADHAEAYVTKTRSLSAYLDNSSVKSVEEKHDAGLAVRVIKDGRVGQSSTSFSSQKQLEACVRRAMHAASLLPQDAVFKGFSFPVKEQVKVRNRDPAVASVTPQLLTELAVQLISSVQSGNGVKVPTGVIRAADFQSVVANTNELMAHREATLLHVLVTAMTEGPFPGEGVEKFHSPCLKDLNVESLGSSLRIKALAASKAQAFQGHSKVQAIIPPHELADMLQGSVCFALSAENVNRKRSPFSSQMERKVASRSLTLIDDPSDKRGMLSSPFDDEGVPTKKRMLIKEGILKGFLYDLYNSYLSRTAPTGNGLRRSATETIGSYQLPVSIGPICLVLKPGSHDREDMIAEMKHGLVVEKVASAEVHPITGDFGLEIRLAHLVENGERKCSLKHCLLSGNMFRALNQIVEVGKDATVSQNAILPSVLFDDLELVGGE; this is translated from the coding sequence GTGGGAAAGGAGTGGAAGACTACGTACCCGTATCATCTGGGGGGCCTTATTGCCGGTCCCGGCTCATTCTCGGAGGTGGTTGAGACGTCCATCCAAGAGTTGGCCATGACCGCCTTGAAGATGGCTAAGAAAGAAGGAGCGGATCATGCTGAAGCCTATGTAACCAAAACGAGGTCCCTATCCGCGTACCTAGACAATTCCAGCGTGAAAAGCGTGGAAGAGAAGCATGACGCAGGCCTAGCTGTGAGGGTGATTAAGGATGGACGTGTGGGTCAATCCTCGACCTCATTCTCATCGCAAAAGCAGCTAGAAGCATGCGTGCGCAGGGCTATGCACGCGGCCTCTCTATTACCTCAGGACGCGGTGTTCAAAGGCTTTTCCTTCCCCGTCAAAGAACAGGTCAAGGTCCGCAATCGAGATCCCGCAGTGGCTTCCGTAACGCCCCAGCTCTTGACCGAATTAGCAGTGCAGCTGATAAGTTCAGTGCAAAGCGGAAATGGAGTGAAAGTTCCTACTGGTGTGATCAGAGCAGCGGATTTCCAATCCGTGGTTGCCAACACCAATGAGCTTATGGCGCATAGAGAGGCAACATTGTTGCATGTTTTGGTCACAGCTATGACGGAAGGGCCCTTCCCAGGAGAAGGGGTGGAGAAATTCCACTCACCCTGTCTGAAGGATTTGAACGTAGAATCACTGGGCTCATCTCTAAGAATCAAGGCCTTGGCTGCCTCCAAAGCGCAGGCTTTTCAAGGTCACTCCAAGGTCCAGGCAATAATCCCTCCTCACGAGCTCGCAGACATGCTTCAGGGCTCGGTGTGCTTCGCGCTGAGCGCTGAAAACGTCAACCGCAAACGAAGCCCCTTCTCTAGTCAAATGGAGCGCAAGGTAGCGTCCCGCTCCCTAACCCTGATAGATGACCCCTCGGACAAACGGGGCATGCTCTCGTCCCCATTTGACGATGAGGGTGTTCCAACGAAAAAGAGAATGTTGATAAAGGAAGGCATTCTGAAAGGTTTCCTATACGATCTGTATAACTCCTACCTCTCTCGCACCGCACCTACGGGAAACGGTCTCCGTCGTTCCGCCACCGAGACCATTGGCAGCTACCAGTTGCCAGTGAGCATAGGGCCGATATGTTTGGTTCTAAAGCCTGGTTCACATGATAGAGAGGATATGATAGCCGAGATGAAGCATGGTTTAGTGGTGGAAAAAGTGGCTTCGGCGGAGGTGCATCCTATAACTGGCGACTTTGGGCTAGAGATCCGCCTGGCACATCTGGTGGAGAATGGGGAGAGGAAGTGTTCTTTGAAACATTGCCTTCTTTCTGGTAATATGTTCCGCGCGCTGAACCAAATTGTTGAGGTGGGAAAGGATGCCACGGTATCTCAGAATGCCATTCTGCCTTCTGTCCTCTTCGACGATCTGGAACTGGTCGGTGGAGAATGA
- a CDS encoding TldD/PmbA family protein, which produces MRNFDLLFQGAVGDLMEDILQKAVDRMLSEKAEFCDARFQTLRRLQINIVDGGVRSLTEDNTSGVCLRARNHGSWGYASTTSLEQGAVLEAASKAASIARLGKAKGKRIPELKAVRGHFRAEVKINPSSVPLHEKLSLAKDLCEAQKVDNRIVNTNSTYIESYKSSMLLNSFSTCLRWEEMRGRLSCLSVASESARTEVYYDMHDGSGGFEMFKPLDINEMGALCGREAVKMLSARKCPSGEMTCISDPMISGLLAHEVMGHASEADEVVKGRSFLSGVVGREVASDLVTMVDDGTVPGAYGSIPFDDEGTKSSRTTIIEKGVYKGYIHSLETAADLGVAESGNGRAQDPHHRIFVRMTNTFFEEGDWSLEEMLEGVKLGVLTDKAISGMEDPVGGGFEAKALRGFLIENGEIKHMLKGFTLTGKALEILKTTDAVSKEVRLDGGTCGKGVEDYVPVSSGGPYCRSRLILGGG; this is translated from the coding sequence ATGCGAAATTTTGACCTTCTGTTCCAAGGAGCTGTTGGTGATCTGATGGAGGACATTTTGCAGAAAGCCGTGGATCGCATGCTCTCTGAAAAAGCAGAGTTCTGCGACGCAAGGTTTCAGACCTTGAGGCGGCTACAAATCAACATCGTGGATGGCGGCGTGCGCTCATTAACCGAGGACAACACGAGTGGAGTATGTCTCAGAGCGCGCAATCACGGCTCTTGGGGATATGCTTCAACTACATCGTTAGAACAAGGGGCAGTTCTGGAGGCAGCTAGCAAAGCAGCAAGCATTGCCCGATTGGGCAAGGCCAAGGGGAAAAGGATACCAGAACTCAAGGCTGTGCGGGGTCATTTCAGAGCTGAGGTGAAAATTAACCCCTCCTCCGTCCCATTGCACGAGAAATTGTCCTTGGCTAAGGATCTTTGCGAGGCTCAGAAAGTTGATAATAGAATCGTTAACACCAATTCCACCTATATCGAGAGCTATAAATCGAGTATGTTGCTGAACTCCTTCTCCACCTGCTTGAGATGGGAGGAGATGCGAGGTAGGCTAAGCTGTCTCAGTGTGGCCTCTGAAAGTGCTCGCACGGAAGTGTACTATGATATGCACGATGGGAGCGGGGGCTTCGAGATGTTCAAGCCATTGGACATAAACGAAATGGGAGCCCTTTGCGGGAGGGAAGCCGTAAAAATGCTATCCGCTAGGAAGTGCCCTTCGGGAGAGATGACCTGCATCAGCGATCCTATGATCTCTGGCTTGTTGGCGCATGAGGTTATGGGGCATGCTTCTGAAGCCGATGAGGTGGTTAAAGGAAGAAGCTTCCTCTCGGGGGTTGTTGGAAGAGAGGTCGCAAGCGATCTGGTGACGATGGTGGACGATGGCACTGTTCCAGGTGCCTATGGTTCCATTCCTTTTGATGATGAAGGAACGAAATCTTCGCGCACCACCATTATAGAAAAGGGTGTTTACAAAGGATATATCCACTCTCTGGAAACCGCAGCTGATCTGGGTGTGGCGGAAAGCGGGAATGGTAGAGCGCAGGATCCGCATCATCGGATATTCGTGCGCATGACGAATACTTTCTTTGAGGAGGGCGATTGGTCCCTCGAGGAGATGCTAGAAGGAGTAAAACTAGGGGTTTTAACCGATAAGGCCATAAGCGGAATGGAGGACCCCGTGGGTGGGGGTTTTGAAGCCAAGGCTTTGCGCGGCTTCCTTATCGAAAACGGCGAGATCAAGCACATGCTCAAGGGCTTCACGCTAACCGGCAAGGCTTTGGAGATTCTCAAGACCACCGATGCTGTATCTAAAGAGGTGCGTCTCGACGGAGGGACTTGTGGGAAAGGAGTGGAAGACTACGTACCCGTATCATCTGGGGGGCCTTATTGCCGGTCCCGGCTCATTCTCGGAGGTGGTTGA
- a CDS encoding aminopeptidase P family protein, with protein MRERALRIFSHAPPGLDAIVLANDVEPNLDLSFFYAVDVESGLFEQCYVIIWPDGSTDLFTSALEETSARSSRSRLHVFQSKAERLEMLKEALRGAKRIGVSGAGLTFRMLNELKSVCDAEIVDVWKAIEAARLVKDQKEIERLRHACRIASLVGQEIPSIITEGMKEYEAAAEVSYRMVRRGAAATAFQTNASFGPNSAEPHHSPTSDQLREGDVALFDFGALYKRYGSDVTRTFFFGRADEEQREMYQVVLEAQSAALNIIREGVSAKEVDAAARKVIDSSRFKNLMVHSVGHGIGLSVHDGGRLSPESELILKENMVFTVEPGIYIKGKGGVRIEDDVIVTKDGCEILTFCSKELLVI; from the coding sequence ATGAGGGAAAGAGCGTTAAGGATATTCAGCCATGCACCACCCGGATTGGATGCCATCGTCCTAGCCAATGATGTCGAGCCCAACCTCGACCTCTCCTTCTTCTACGCTGTAGATGTGGAATCTGGCCTGTTCGAGCAATGTTATGTAATAATATGGCCAGATGGTTCGACTGACCTCTTCACCTCTGCTCTGGAGGAGACAAGCGCCCGTTCGTCGAGATCCAGATTGCACGTTTTTCAAAGCAAGGCCGAGAGATTGGAGATGCTGAAGGAAGCGCTAAGAGGAGCAAAGCGCATAGGAGTCAGCGGTGCCGGCCTCACTTTCAGGATGCTCAATGAGCTCAAGAGCGTGTGCGACGCTGAAATCGTGGATGTGTGGAAGGCTATCGAAGCTGCGAGATTAGTCAAGGATCAGAAGGAAATCGAGAGGTTAAGGCACGCATGTCGCATTGCTTCCCTGGTGGGTCAGGAGATTCCATCGATAATTACGGAAGGGATGAAAGAATATGAGGCCGCAGCGGAGGTCTCCTACCGCATGGTTCGCAGAGGTGCTGCTGCTACTGCCTTCCAGACCAATGCTTCTTTTGGGCCTAATTCTGCGGAGCCGCATCATTCTCCAACATCAGACCAGCTACGGGAGGGAGATGTAGCCCTCTTCGACTTCGGGGCCCTTTACAAGAGATATGGGTCAGATGTAACTCGTACTTTCTTCTTTGGCAGAGCTGATGAAGAGCAGAGGGAAATGTATCAAGTGGTTCTTGAAGCGCAATCAGCGGCTCTGAATATCATTCGCGAAGGGGTGAGTGCCAAGGAGGTCGATGCTGCGGCGAGGAAAGTTATAGATTCTTCTCGCTTCAAGAATTTAATGGTGCATTCAGTTGGTCATGGCATAGGCTTATCTGTGCATGATGGAGGTCGGCTCTCCCCTGAATCAGAACTTATCCTGAAAGAGAATATGGTATTCACGGTGGAGCCTGGCATTTACATCAAAGGCAAAGGTGGTGTGCGCATAGAGGATGATGTCATCGTGACCAAGGATGGATGCGAAATTTTGACCTTCTGTTCCAAGGAGCTGTTGGTGATCTGA
- the nadX gene encoding aspartate dehydrogenase: MKGKKDYKEGYCWKERMRILIIGCGSIGNVLARAAQEMKEIDTIYFTDKSMQRAEARSRQYPKGRFAIYDEKELLRIIEEVDLVIEAASQDAAKMFAPICLEKGRDIMVMSVGAFYDDDFRERCFRLASEKRARLFIPSGAVCGTDGLRSAHGRIDEVHLITTKGPNGFKDVPYLQEKKIDVSKLEEPKVLFEGTAREAVRLFPRNVNVAATVSLMGVGFDRTKVTIICDPRAEVNTHRLIAKGEFGQLCSEIHNVPSPENPATSYLAALSAISALKSIATNVWIGV, from the coding sequence ATGAAAGGCAAGAAAGACTATAAGGAAGGTTATTGTTGGAAGGAGAGAATGCGCATCCTTATAATCGGTTGCGGGTCGATAGGTAACGTCCTTGCACGAGCTGCCCAGGAAATGAAAGAAATCGACACCATATATTTCACGGATAAGAGCATGCAAAGGGCTGAAGCTCGATCTCGACAATATCCCAAAGGTCGATTCGCCATTTATGACGAGAAGGAGCTCTTGCGCATCATCGAGGAGGTGGATTTAGTTATAGAAGCAGCGAGCCAGGATGCCGCCAAAATGTTCGCCCCCATATGCTTAGAGAAGGGGCGGGACATCATGGTGATGTCTGTAGGGGCCTTCTATGACGACGACTTCAGGGAGCGTTGCTTCCGTCTGGCAAGCGAGAAGCGCGCCAGGCTTTTTATCCCCTCAGGCGCGGTGTGCGGCACGGACGGGCTTCGCTCAGCCCATGGCCGTATCGACGAAGTGCATCTTATAACCACAAAAGGTCCTAATGGCTTCAAGGATGTTCCATATCTCCAAGAGAAAAAAATCGATGTATCCAAACTCGAAGAGCCCAAGGTACTCTTCGAAGGAACAGCCCGGGAGGCAGTGCGTCTATTTCCTCGCAATGTGAATGTGGCAGCTACGGTGAGCTTAATGGGGGTGGGCTTCGACCGCACAAAGGTGACGATAATATGTGATCCTAGGGCTGAGGTCAACACTCATCGTCTCATCGCCAAAGGAGAGTTCGGCCAGCTCTGCTCTGAAATCCACAACGTACCATCGCCAGAGAATCCTGCCACTAGTTATTTGGCCGCCCTTTCCGCCATCTCCGCATTGAAGAGCATCGCCACCAACGTCTGGATAGGAGTGTGA
- a CDS encoding archease: protein MMKYEVLEHTADVLIKARGKNLEECFANAAYALFDQMVDIITVVPRETWEFEVEGHDLESLLFNFLSEFLYLHDAKQLLLSEFQVNIEGFKLRCRCKGERLDPSRHVLRREVKAVTYHMLKVDPFEPSVTVIFDI, encoded by the coding sequence ATGATGAAGTACGAGGTCCTGGAGCATACCGCGGATGTGCTAATTAAGGCACGGGGTAAAAACTTAGAGGAGTGCTTCGCCAATGCTGCATACGCTCTCTTCGACCAGATGGTAGATATTATCACCGTGGTTCCTAGAGAAACATGGGAGTTCGAGGTAGAAGGTCACGATTTGGAATCGCTTCTATTCAATTTCCTTAGCGAGTTCCTCTACCTGCATGATGCGAAGCAGTTACTGCTTTCAGAATTCCAGGTTAATATAGAAGGTTTTAAATTGCGATGTAGGTGCAAAGGAGAGAGACTCGACCCTAGCCGACATGTACTGAGACGCGAAGTTAAAGCAGTGACCTATCATATGCTAAAGGTGGACCCCTTTGAGCCGTCGGTAACCGTCATATTCGATATATGA
- a CDS encoding hydantoinase/oxoprolinase family protein translates to MELSLGLGIDTGGTYTDSAVIDMEKGTILSKAKALTTRNDLSLGISNSIGKLDERLFEQIQLVSVSSTLATNSVVEGKGCRVALIVAGQEFNRSVPVNELIQISGGHNLMGDEAEPLDMEAAEAFVERVKDKVDGFAISCYLSVRNPEHEIALKEMVKSRTDLPVVCGHELSSQLGFHERTLTAVLNARLIPIISDLVLSVKKVLSAHNISAPLMIVKGDGSLMGEAVAKERPVETILSGPAASLTGARFLTGEADAVVIDVGGTTTDIGILRNGRPRLDPEGAMIGGWRTRVRAADISTSGIGGDSRIVVHNGKIHLTPLRVIPLCIAESMWPGLIKSKLIKCRDVRPRPQAAHTDMQNVQQVVEFFVFSKEIKGFSFSDEEAKFIELVRQEPRTIQEVSDMTGIHPYSFNVKRLEELGVIQRIGLTPTDILHTLGTYVEYDPEPSRIGVEVQCKLVDMEEQQFCTTVKHMVEDKIATELLKKLVYEETGSTELSETTMDFFKKFVTGESGVDYSCKLKLNKKIIGIGAPVEAYLPSVAEKFQTELLLPAHMEVGNAVGAITGSIMEMVEILIRPKPGLGVMEDPPCIMHSPVEKREFEKYSEAVKYATEQGSEIVRKRAVEAGADSVEVVVENSAMRASMGKEWGGDVWLETKLNITAIGKPRQYVEYKV, encoded by the coding sequence ATGGAATTGAGCCTTGGATTAGGTATCGACACCGGTGGAACATACACAGATTCAGCTGTAATCGACATGGAGAAAGGGACGATTCTATCAAAGGCCAAAGCCTTGACCACAAGAAACGATCTATCCCTCGGTATATCGAATTCCATAGGGAAGCTGGATGAGAGATTGTTCGAGCAGATCCAGCTGGTATCGGTATCCTCCACCCTGGCCACTAACTCAGTGGTGGAGGGCAAGGGCTGCCGTGTTGCCCTCATAGTCGCGGGACAGGAATTTAACAGATCCGTTCCAGTAAACGAGCTCATCCAGATTTCTGGAGGGCACAACCTCATGGGTGATGAGGCAGAGCCGCTGGATATGGAGGCGGCGGAGGCCTTCGTAGAGAGGGTCAAGGATAAGGTCGACGGCTTCGCCATCTCCTGCTACCTCAGCGTCAGGAACCCCGAGCACGAGATTGCACTGAAGGAAATGGTGAAGTCGCGCACGGACTTGCCTGTAGTGTGCGGTCATGAACTGTCCTCCCAATTAGGCTTCCATGAGCGCACACTCACTGCAGTGCTCAATGCTCGTCTCATTCCTATAATATCTGATTTGGTGCTTTCAGTGAAGAAGGTGCTGAGTGCGCACAATATCTCTGCCCCTCTTATGATAGTTAAAGGCGATGGCTCACTTATGGGTGAGGCGGTGGCGAAAGAGAGGCCAGTAGAGACCATCCTTTCGGGACCTGCAGCAAGCCTTACAGGGGCTAGGTTTCTGACAGGTGAAGCGGACGCCGTGGTCATAGATGTGGGAGGTACCACCACCGATATCGGCATATTGAGGAACGGAAGGCCCAGGTTAGACCCTGAAGGGGCCATGATCGGGGGCTGGCGGACGAGAGTGAGAGCAGCGGACATTTCCACCTCTGGCATCGGGGGCGACAGTCGTATTGTGGTCCATAATGGTAAGATACATCTCACTCCTTTGAGAGTCATTCCTCTGTGCATAGCGGAATCGATGTGGCCTGGACTAATCAAGAGCAAGCTGATTAAATGCAGAGACGTTAGGCCTAGGCCTCAGGCAGCACATACCGATATGCAAAACGTGCAACAAGTCGTTGAGTTCTTCGTTTTCAGCAAAGAGATCAAAGGATTCAGCTTCAGTGATGAGGAGGCCAAATTCATAGAATTGGTACGTCAAGAGCCGAGAACCATCCAAGAAGTTAGCGACATGACAGGCATCCATCCCTATTCCTTCAACGTAAAGCGCCTCGAGGAGCTGGGGGTGATACAGAGGATAGGGCTCACCCCGACGGACATCCTTCACACCCTTGGAACTTATGTGGAATATGATCCTGAGCCTTCGCGCATAGGGGTGGAAGTACAATGCAAATTAGTGGACATGGAGGAACAACAGTTCTGCACCACCGTGAAGCACATGGTGGAGGATAAGATAGCCACGGAGCTATTAAAGAAATTGGTATACGAGGAAACCGGCAGCACAGAACTTTCTGAAACCACCATGGACTTCTTCAAAAAATTCGTCACTGGAGAGAGTGGTGTCGATTATTCCTGCAAGCTCAAGTTGAACAAGAAGATCATCGGGATCGGGGCGCCAGTAGAGGCTTACCTTCCCTCCGTGGCGGAGAAATTCCAGACTGAGCTTCTACTGCCCGCTCACATGGAAGTGGGGAACGCGGTTGGCGCCATAACAGGGAGCATTATGGAGATGGTAGAGATATTAATCCGGCCAAAGCCTGGTTTGGGTGTGATGGAAGATCCACCTTGCATAATGCATTCGCCGGTGGAGAAAAGAGAATTCGAGAAATACTCGGAAGCTGTGAAATATGCCACTGAGCAGGGTTCAGAGATAGTCAGGAAGCGTGCTGTGGAGGCGGGAGCGGACTCTGTGGAAGTAGTGGTGGAGAATTCGGCTATGAGGGCCTCCATGGGAAAGGAGTGGGGAGGAGATGTCTGGCTAGAGACCAAGCTGAATATAACGGCCATCGGAAAACCCAGACAGTACGTGGAGTACAAGGTGTAA
- a CDS encoding putative zinc-binding protein, with protein sequence MLNVVICGGYSPGARVLRAAIRNVARDHNIRVFTLCPALAGYEKQMEEIRSLDASNTIVVDGCEGGCGNQGLMKFGIKPRGVVVLDKYPMVSDRSIRSAEERILSFLKEVQG encoded by the coding sequence ATGTTGAACGTAGTGATTTGCGGAGGCTATAGTCCCGGGGCCAGGGTGCTGCGCGCGGCGATAAGGAACGTGGCGAGAGATCATAATATAAGAGTCTTCACCCTTTGCCCTGCGCTGGCTGGCTACGAGAAGCAGATGGAGGAGATAAGATCCCTAGATGCATCCAACACCATCGTGGTTGATGGCTGCGAAGGTGGATGTGGAAACCAAGGGCTTATGAAATTCGGCATCAAGCCTAGAGGCGTAGTGGTGCTTGATAAATATCCCATGGTCTCGGACCGAAGCATAAGATCAGCAGAGGAGCGCATCCTTTCTTTCTTGAAGGAGGTACAAGGGTGA
- a CDS encoding putative zinc-binding protein, with translation MRKGVIICGANGERGLILEKAVEIFAKKNSSRVIQFSACSLGVSPLMLSMSGADTKKLITVNGCRNRCADRILEGIGLKAEKSVVLDDVLQREVGACKATCLFDFPLVSDEEAQRFAALMASALD, from the coding sequence GTGAGGAAAGGGGTAATCATTTGCGGAGCCAATGGAGAGAGGGGGTTAATACTAGAAAAAGCAGTGGAAATTTTCGCCAAAAAGAATTCATCCCGTGTTATCCAATTCTCTGCCTGCTCCCTGGGGGTTTCTCCCTTGATGCTTAGTATGAGCGGTGCAGATACCAAGAAGCTTATTACTGTTAACGGATGCCGCAACAGATGTGCCGATCGGATATTGGAAGGAATAGGTTTGAAAGCTGAGAAATCAGTGGTTTTGGATGATGTGCTGCAAAGGGAAGTTGGCGCGTGTAAGGCCACTTGTCTTTTCGATTTCCCTCTCGTTAGTGATGAGGAGGCACAGCGCTTCGCCGCCCTGATGGCATCGGCCTTGGATTGA
- a CDS encoding GTP-binding protein → MKLAQIAGFLGSGKTTLLIEIARELVGRGHRIAIIVNDVGEINVDAKFIETYGLKAREISGGCICCQIAGSFANTISILHTTFKPDIVIVEPSGVAIPWGLKRAAEYSEAECDVVIEHAPVITLVDSTRVELLMDAVKRLVETQIREADVVLINKVDAATEEQIEKSRQLIRSINPTAEIMLASGRTGKGLKEVADIIEKRISPRYDEAVEKEMLRKQYGAMED, encoded by the coding sequence ATGAAGCTCGCGCAGATAGCCGGGTTCCTTGGGAGTGGAAAGACCACCCTGCTCATTGAGATTGCCAGAGAATTAGTTGGCAGGGGACATCGTATCGCCATCATCGTCAATGATGTAGGAGAGATAAACGTGGATGCGAAGTTCATCGAGACCTATGGGCTGAAGGCGCGAGAGATCTCAGGCGGTTGCATCTGCTGCCAGATAGCAGGCTCATTCGCTAACACTATATCCATTCTACACACTACATTCAAACCCGATATCGTCATAGTGGAACCCTCAGGCGTGGCCATACCATGGGGTCTGAAGCGCGCGGCTGAATATTCGGAAGCAGAATGCGATGTGGTCATTGAGCATGCGCCAGTAATTACCTTAGTAGATTCAACTAGGGTAGAGCTTCTTATGGATGCAGTGAAGCGCTTGGTGGAGACACAAATACGTGAGGCGGATGTGGTGCTGATTAACAAGGTGGATGCGGCCACAGAAGAGCAGATAGAGAAGTCCAGGCAATTGATCCGAAGCATAAATCCCACCGCGGAAATAATGTTGGCCTCAGGTAGAACCGGAAAAGGCTTGAAGGAAGTGGCGGATATAATTGAGAAGCGCATCTCCCCCCGCTATGACGAGGCTGTGGAAAAGGAGATGCTGCGCAAGCAGTACGGTGCCATGGAGGATTGA